Proteins encoded in a region of the Nocardia asteroides genome:
- the argH gene encoding argininosuccinate lyase, with protein MSSGTNQGALWGGRFASGPAEAMAALSKSTHFDWALAPYDIRASKAHARVLHKAGLLSDTDLAGMLEGLDRLAADVESGAFGPAESDEDVHGALERGLIERVGAELGGRLRAGRSRNDQVATLFRMWLRDGVRRVAAGVLAVIDALVEQAAAHPDAVMPGKTHLQAAQPVLLAHHLLAHAHPLLRDLDRLRDFDRRAAVSPYGSGALAGSSLGLDPEAIAAELDFDAAAANSIDATSARDFAAEAAFVLAMIGVDLSRMAEEVILWSTPEFGYVTLADAWSTGSSIMPQKKNPDVSELTRGKAGRLIGNLTGLLATLKAQPLAYNRDLQEDKEPLFDSVAQLELLLPAIAGLVSTLTFHTDRMAELAPAGFTLATDIAEWLVRQGVPFRVAHEAAGACVRVAESRGVGLDELTDEEFAAVDPALTGQVREVLTVQGSIASRNARGGTAGVQVTAQLAEVRAAAGTARAWLG; from the coding sequence ATGAGCAGCGGCACGAACCAAGGCGCGCTTTGGGGCGGGCGATTCGCCTCCGGCCCGGCCGAGGCCATGGCCGCGCTGAGCAAGTCGACGCACTTCGACTGGGCGCTGGCCCCCTACGACATCCGGGCCTCCAAGGCGCACGCGCGGGTGTTGCACAAAGCCGGCCTGCTGTCGGACACCGATCTCGCGGGCATGCTGGAGGGCCTGGATCGTCTCGCGGCGGACGTGGAGTCCGGTGCGTTCGGTCCCGCCGAGTCGGACGAGGACGTGCACGGCGCGCTGGAGCGCGGCCTGATCGAACGGGTCGGCGCGGAACTCGGTGGCCGTCTTCGTGCCGGGCGTTCCCGCAACGACCAGGTGGCCACGCTGTTCCGGATGTGGCTGCGCGACGGGGTGCGCCGGGTGGCCGCGGGCGTACTCGCGGTGATCGACGCGCTGGTCGAGCAGGCCGCCGCGCACCCGGACGCGGTGATGCCGGGCAAGACGCACCTCCAGGCGGCGCAGCCGGTGCTACTGGCCCACCATCTGCTCGCGCACGCCCATCCGCTGCTGCGCGACCTCGACCGGCTGCGCGACTTCGACCGCCGCGCCGCGGTGTCCCCCTACGGTTCCGGCGCGCTCGCGGGTTCCTCGCTCGGTCTCGACCCGGAGGCGATCGCCGCGGAACTGGATTTCGACGCGGCGGCCGCCAACTCGATCGACGCCACCTCGGCGCGGGACTTCGCCGCCGAGGCCGCGTTCGTGCTCGCCATGATCGGCGTCGATCTGAGCCGGATGGCCGAAGAGGTGATCCTCTGGAGCACACCGGAATTCGGCTACGTCACCTTGGCCGACGCCTGGTCGACCGGCTCGTCGATCATGCCGCAGAAGAAGAACCCGGACGTCTCCGAGCTGACCCGCGGCAAGGCGGGCAGGCTGATCGGCAACCTCACCGGCCTGCTGGCCACCCTGAAGGCGCAACCGCTGGCCTACAACCGTGACCTGCAGGAAGACAAAGAACCACTGTTCGACTCGGTCGCGCAACTCGAACTGCTGCTCCCGGCCATCGCGGGCCTGGTGTCGACGCTGACCTTCCACACCGACCGCATGGCCGAACTCGCGCCGGCCGGTTTCACGCTGGCCACCGACATCGCCGAATGGCTCGTCCGCCAGGGTGTGCCGTTCCGGGTCGCGCACGAGGCGGCGGGTGCGTGCGTGCGCGTCGCCGAGTCCCGCGGCGTCGGCCTCGACGAACTCACCGACGAGGAGTTCGCCGCCGTCGACCCGGCGCTGACCGGGCAGGTGCGCGAGGTGCTCACCGTGCAGGGTTCCATCGCGTCTCGCAACGCCCGGGGC